One Bacteroidota bacterium genomic window carries:
- a CDS encoding DUF4249 family protein, with protein sequence MKHRIVVLVSGLILLAGCEAITDFYLGVPLQPKIEDNNYLPGLNVFGVIRPDQIDSINRSFLQVEEVAPAVGNYPEFTIDSLVVTDALVAVQDDSGNTISFSYSPVTSTDFSKRYRPIAYFQPQAGKIYALNCQSEGLPEIQASTRMPYPPKIIESSLLVDSYSVSFELSQDTTAFLYEAFLYCGTDLAGHALTEAMVGKNSIIHIELSQPNPDRLEVYAYDSNMASYILNSNTSFNLNKYRKAFGNLKNGYGVFGSLNFVLYTLP encoded by the coding sequence ATGAAGCACAGAATTGTGGTTTTGGTATCTGGACTTATTCTGCTCGCTGGCTGCGAAGCAATCACTGACTTTTATCTGGGAGTTCCCTTGCAACCAAAGATAGAGGACAATAATTACCTTCCGGGACTGAATGTATTCGGGGTTATCCGCCCCGATCAAATCGATAGCATCAACCGGTCGTTTCTTCAGGTAGAAGAAGTGGCGCCGGCAGTGGGCAATTATCCTGAGTTTACCATTGACAGTCTGGTGGTTACCGACGCGCTGGTGGCTGTGCAGGACGATTCAGGCAATACTATAAGCTTTTCCTATTCACCTGTTACATCAACAGATTTTAGCAAACGTTACCGCCCAATTGCTTACTTTCAGCCGCAGGCTGGCAAAATTTACGCTTTAAATTGCCAGTCCGAAGGACTACCAGAAATACAGGCTTCAACTCGTATGCCCTATCCACCAAAAATAATCGAAAGTTCACTCCTGGTAGATTCCTATTCGGTTTCGTTCGAGCTAAGTCAGGACACCACTGCATTCTTGTACGAAGCATTTTTATATTGTGGCACAGACCTGGCTGGTCATGCCCTCACAGAAGCAATGGTTGGAAAAAACAGCATCATACACATTGAACTAAGCCAGCCCAACCCCGACCGTTTGGAGGTGTATGCATACGACAGCAACATGGCCAGTTACATCTTAAATTCTAATACCAGCTTTAATCTGAACAAATACCGAAAGGCTTTTGGTAACTTAAAAAATGGTTATGGTGTATTCGGATCGTTGAATTTTGTCCTCTATACCCTTCCCTAA
- a CDS encoding carboxypeptidase-like regulatory domain-containing protein — protein sequence MKRPNPHKIKLCLTLVGIIVYIASLEAQLFSVSGYVTDRKSHETLIGASVMVNNQSIGTLTNNQGFFSLNTIKPGVYTLEISYLGYQTEKINVTVVDKGIVLDAITLQPEPVMIDEVAITSLQSKPLAEKDIETGQKVMTPQMIQSIPTARNDVLAAVKYLPGVDRTEPFSPLYTTRGGDPGENAILLDGVLIYNPYHASVSAGIFNTQTIKNVEMLLGGFGAEYGGRNASVMNITTKDGNPNELHGEIEPSTFHSKLFLESPAGKNASMMIAGRYMYDVPYNFLYQNTTYFYDYNISYTNRLSNRHRLTFKYFESKDFTGYNLNTLYKYLGNTLGTDVYDDFILEQRNDLKNRAFTAIHRFILTPGVFIQNQVYYSGHQSNNFSGLDFEGYETNQNGDSLFFEWKSSNRLSSEIHDLAAKTSIEIKLASFNEIKAGLEYNNYFFENSIDFNQVNRGSFSRRPALWAVFLEDKISTKFLIIRPGVRFTKYRQNEWYIEPRMNMVIHLPWKMQLKAAYGQYLQYIVSMNTNEIEISQLVDYYYPLWDRPPGKSVHYLLGLQKEITHNLSLSADVYYKEIESSYTFDLNQKVSEAFGFSNRLQQGHGDAYGIEFFLNGAHHKLSGWMSYSLAWANRCYPSSGINQGESYPYDYTRRHTFKTVVNYQLSRKSSVNAAFQFLSGIPRSIETTTQSYFSYNPSTDELGTFPLYGSSEKNSAMMPPLLNLDFSMRRKLSSGIGQQFASFLKADESFVTVTISNVLFLYRNVEFYLPGTFVPRYYDKYIPLGSNYFPRIGLSYTLRF from the coding sequence ATGAAAAGGCCAAACCCACATAAAATCAAGCTCTGCTTAACGCTGGTTGGCATTATTGTTTATATTGCCAGTCTCGAAGCGCAGCTCTTTTCAGTATCGGGTTATGTTACCGACCGGAAAAGCCACGAAACGCTTATTGGTGCTTCGGTAATGGTAAACAACCAATCCATAGGCACCCTAACCAACAACCAGGGCTTCTTTAGTTTAAATACCATTAAACCCGGAGTTTATACACTGGAAATTTCATACCTGGGCTACCAAACAGAAAAAATTAACGTTACAGTTGTTGACAAGGGTATCGTGCTCGATGCAATTACCCTTCAGCCCGAGCCAGTAATGATCGATGAAGTAGCCATTACTTCGCTTCAAAGCAAACCGCTTGCAGAAAAAGACATCGAAACCGGGCAGAAGGTAATGACCCCGCAGATGATACAATCCATTCCTACTGCCAGAAATGATGTATTGGCTGCGGTAAAATATTTACCCGGAGTAGACCGCACCGAACCCTTTTCTCCGCTGTATACTACCCGAGGCGGCGATCCGGGCGAAAACGCCATACTGCTCGATGGTGTTTTGATCTATAACCCCTACCATGCATCGGTAAGTGCTGGCATTTTCAATACCCAAACTATAAAAAATGTTGAGATGTTGTTAGGTGGCTTTGGTGCCGAATACGGCGGACGAAATGCTTCTGTGATGAATATTACTACCAAGGATGGTAATCCGAATGAATTGCATGGCGAAATAGAACCAAGCACCTTTCATTCGAAATTATTTCTTGAATCTCCGGCAGGAAAGAATGCCTCCATGATGATAGCTGGCCGATACATGTACGATGTACCTTATAATTTCCTTTACCAAAACACCACTTATTTTTACGATTACAACATTTCTTATACCAACCGCTTAAGCAACCGCCACCGCCTGACTTTCAAGTATTTCGAATCGAAAGATTTTACAGGCTATAACCTCAATACCTTGTATAAATACCTTGGCAACACCCTCGGCACGGATGTTTACGACGATTTTATCCTCGAACAGAGAAACGATTTAAAGAACAGGGCTTTTACAGCCATTCACAGGTTTATACTCACTCCCGGGGTTTTTATCCAAAACCAGGTGTATTATTCCGGTCACCAGTCGAATAATTTTTCAGGGCTCGATTTCGAAGGTTACGAAACCAACCAAAATGGAGACTCCCTGTTTTTTGAGTGGAAATCAAGTAACCGGCTTAGCAGCGAGATTCACGACCTGGCTGCAAAAACAAGTATTGAAATTAAACTCGCTAGTTTTAATGAAATCAAAGCAGGACTTGAATACAATAATTATTTTTTCGAAAACAGCATCGATTTTAATCAGGTAAACAGGGGCTCATTTAGTCGAAGGCCTGCATTGTGGGCAGTGTTTCTCGAAGATAAAATCAGTACAAAATTTCTGATAATTCGCCCCGGAGTGAGGTTTACAAAATACCGCCAAAATGAATGGTACATAGAGCCTCGCATGAACATGGTAATTCACCTGCCCTGGAAAATGCAACTTAAAGCAGCCTATGGTCAATACCTTCAATACATTGTGAGCATGAACACCAATGAAATTGAAATAAGCCAGCTGGTGGACTATTACTATCCGCTATGGGACAGGCCTCCGGGCAAATCGGTGCATTACCTCCTTGGTCTGCAAAAAGAGATAACCCATAATTTAAGCCTTTCGGCCGATGTGTATTACAAAGAAATTGAATCCAGTTACACATTCGACCTCAACCAAAAGGTAAGCGAAGCTTTTGGATTTTCGAACCGCTTGCAGCAGGGTCATGGAGATGCCTACGGCATAGAATTCTTCTTAAACGGTGCGCACCATAAACTATCGGGATGGATGTCGTACAGCCTTGCCTGGGCGAACCGTTGCTATCCTTCTTCAGGAATTAACCAGGGCGAAAGCTATCCATACGATTATACACGAAGGCATACCTTTAAAACTGTAGTCAATTACCAGCTCAGCAGAAAATCGAGCGTCAATGCGGCATTTCAGTTCCTTTCGGGAATACCACGCAGCATCGAAACTACCACACAAAGTTATTTCAGCTATAACCCTAGCACAGACGAGTTGGGTACTTTTCCACTTTACGGTTCGAGCGAAAAAAACAGTGCAATGATGCCCCCTCTGCTTAACCTCGACTTTAGTATGCGACGAAAGCTTAGCTCAGGAATAGGCCAACAATTTGCCAGCTTTTTAAAAGCAGATGAATCGTTTGTAACGGTTACTATCAGCAATGTGCTTTTTTTATACAGAAATGTTGAGTTCTATCTGCCCGGGACTTTTGTACCGCGCTATTACGATAAATACATACCCCTGGGTTCGAACTATTTTCCCCGAATAGGGTTAAGCTATACCTTGCGTTTTTAA
- a CDS encoding response regulator, which yields MYNAYSQDLNYKFFQYNQKDGLVNNTVQAISQDRMGYIWLGTLSGLSRYDGTNFNNYINESSDSTSLSNNAIWDILEDKKGNLWVATEYGLNLFNREQDNFKRFFHRENDSASLGNSLVKDILETRDGKIFVATFSPILSVYRPEKNNFENIPVTVVNNQLIYGLINSITEDRFGNIWAGTEGHGVFRYNPITKTSDQYSHNATIPSSLSHNAVRSVFSDRQGNVWIGTAGGLNRFIDDTNGFERYEHKPENKNSISKGNVDAIYEDSKGNLWLGIDGGGLVLFDYSEKTFFHFRYDSQSGTSVSSDVIRRIFEDRSGNLWIGTFSSGVNMHNKLANPFHSFAHNVLDPQSLSHSSAMCFLEDSKGKLWVGTDGGGLNLLDKASKTFTHYKSTGKPGSISSNAVLCLYEDREGHLWAGTFGGGLNKFNRKSNTFSVFQPDYLSDSTLSDARVWAIFEDSRGNFWLGTLGGGLNLMDRNTGKFTQYIPVAGDKTSISSFLVWAIFEDSQGNLWIGTHDGLNLFNYETNTFRSYMFNPEDSTSLSNNLVSCIFEGRNKQLWVSTIGGGLNSFDPVTGTFHNITTKDGLSGNNIFGILEDNHGNLWLSTNNGITRFNPSTGETKIFDENYGLINSQYNIGSYYKDRTGIMYFGGVNGYNFFNPSEVRINTTPPSLVLTELKVLNQPVKPGAEPERIKQHISVAEEINLSYKDYFFSISFTSLTFFATKNVSYYYKLEGFDLDWVYAGQKQNVTYTNLDPGRYTFRVKAQNDAGVWSLQDLQIRINISPPVWKTRWFISLEVLLIILFILGIIAYRERSFKTAKRELENKVQERTTTIKKQFDEISKQKDEIEKNNQELELHRNNLETLVKERTIDLEREKQRAEESDKLKSAFLDNMSHEIRTPMNAIIGYLDFLYDSEFTRAEREGFIDTIRQSAQLLLRIIEDIMTMAKINSGQLDIIPKELELNTFIKSIASDFRDELNSEEKTVQFKLVMPQKNHRVSLDDLRIRQVLNHILGNALKYTEKGSIELIVQANDKNLSFEVYDTGLGIPKQHIEKIFNRFYKVEEGLKQFRSGTGIGLTISKAIIEMMGGEIAIESEVGSYTKVVFTIPRVNTPVKGVNIFQGINSFQASEKPELIPLWTNRKILIVEDDDLNFRYIQFALKPTKIKIIRAVSGKEAIELISNNEFSLVFMDLKLPDGSGIEATKWAKERYPDLPVIAQTAYPDLLLKEPAEYGFDYLIAKPFKRETIINLLTEYFSEKL from the coding sequence ATGTATAATGCTTATTCACAAGATTTAAACTATAAGTTTTTTCAATACAATCAAAAAGATGGTCTGGTCAATAATACGGTGCAGGCGATAAGCCAGGACAGGATGGGTTATATCTGGTTAGGCACCCTAAGTGGGCTTAGCAGGTATGATGGCACCAATTTCAATAACTATATAAACGAGTCGTCCGATTCTACCAGCCTGAGTAATAATGCTATTTGGGATATTCTTGAAGATAAAAAGGGCAATCTATGGGTGGCGACCGAATATGGCCTTAATCTGTTTAACCGGGAGCAGGATAACTTCAAACGATTTTTTCATCGCGAGAATGATTCTGCCAGCCTAGGTAACTCTCTTGTTAAAGATATCCTTGAAACCCGCGATGGTAAGATCTTTGTAGCAACCTTCAGCCCCATACTATCAGTTTACAGGCCCGAAAAAAATAATTTTGAAAACATTCCAGTTACGGTTGTAAATAACCAATTAATTTATGGTCTTATTAACTCTATTACCGAAGATAGATTTGGCAACATTTGGGCAGGAACCGAAGGACATGGAGTGTTTCGATATAACCCGATAACAAAAACTTCAGACCAATATTCACATAACGCTACCATACCAAGCAGTCTTTCGCACAATGCAGTGCGAAGTGTATTTTCAGACCGACAAGGTAATGTTTGGATAGGTACCGCAGGAGGGCTTAATCGGTTTATCGATGATACCAATGGTTTTGAAAGGTATGAGCACAAACCTGAAAATAAGAACTCGATAAGCAAAGGCAATGTAGACGCTATTTACGAAGACAGTAAGGGAAATTTATGGTTGGGCATCGATGGCGGTGGATTGGTTTTATTTGATTATTCTGAGAAAACTTTTTTTCACTTCAGGTACGACTCCCAAAGTGGCACATCGGTAAGCTCTGATGTTATACGCAGAATTTTCGAAGACAGGTCAGGAAACCTCTGGATAGGCACTTTTTCTTCAGGAGTGAACATGCATAATAAACTGGCAAACCCCTTTCATTCTTTTGCACACAATGTGCTCGACCCTCAATCGCTAAGTCATAGCTCTGCAATGTGTTTTCTTGAAGATTCAAAGGGTAAGCTATGGGTGGGTACCGATGGCGGAGGATTGAATTTACTTGATAAAGCAAGTAAAACCTTTACACATTATAAAAGCACAGGAAAGCCCGGTTCAATAAGTAGCAATGCGGTGCTGTGTTTATACGAAGATAGAGAGGGTCATTTATGGGCGGGAACCTTTGGTGGCGGCTTAAATAAATTTAACCGCAAAAGCAATACCTTTTCGGTATTTCAGCCCGATTATTTAAGCGATTCTACCCTTTCGGATGCGCGCGTATGGGCAATATTTGAAGATTCGAGAGGTAATTTCTGGCTGGGCACTCTGGGTGGAGGTCTTAATCTGATGGATAGAAATACAGGCAAGTTTACGCAATACATACCTGTTGCTGGCGATAAAACAAGTATTTCGAGTTTTCTGGTGTGGGCTATTTTTGAAGACAGCCAGGGTAATTTATGGATTGGTACACACGATGGGCTTAATCTTTTCAACTACGAAACCAATACATTTCGTAGTTATATGTTTAACCCGGAAGACAGCACAAGTTTGAGCAATAACCTTGTAAGTTGTATTTTTGAGGGGCGTAACAAACAATTATGGGTATCTACAATTGGAGGAGGCTTAAATAGTTTTGACCCTGTTACCGGAACATTTCATAACATCACCACAAAAGATGGTCTTTCGGGAAATAATATCTTTGGTATTCTGGAAGATAACCATGGAAACTTATGGTTAAGCACCAATAATGGTATTACCCGGTTTAATCCTTCTACCGGTGAAACCAAAATATTCGACGAAAACTATGGGCTCATCAACTCACAATATAACATAGGTTCCTATTATAAAGACAGGACGGGCATCATGTACTTTGGAGGAGTCAATGGGTATAATTTTTTCAACCCCTCTGAAGTAAGAATTAACACCACCCCCCCCTCACTGGTATTGACCGAACTGAAAGTTCTAAACCAGCCAGTAAAACCCGGAGCAGAGCCTGAACGGATAAAGCAACACATATCTGTTGCAGAAGAAATTAACCTCTCTTACAAAGACTATTTTTTTAGCATAAGCTTTACTTCTTTAACATTTTTTGCTACCAAGAATGTGTCATACTATTACAAACTCGAAGGCTTCGATCTCGATTGGGTTTATGCCGGTCAAAAGCAAAACGTCACCTATACCAATCTCGATCCGGGCAGGTATACATTCAGGGTAAAGGCGCAGAACGATGCAGGTGTCTGGAGTCTTCAGGATTTACAGATACGGATAAATATAAGCCCGCCTGTATGGAAAACCCGATGGTTTATCTCACTTGAGGTACTGTTGATAATTCTATTCATACTTGGTATAATTGCTTATCGCGAAAGAAGCTTTAAAACTGCCAAGCGGGAGCTTGAGAATAAAGTACAGGAAAGAACGACGACTATTAAAAAACAATTTGATGAGATATCGAAGCAAAAAGACGAAATCGAGAAAAATAACCAGGAGCTTGAATTGCACCGTAATAATTTAGAGACGCTTGTAAAAGAGCGCACCATTGATCTTGAAAGAGAAAAGCAACGTGCAGAAGAATCAGACAAGCTCAAATCAGCTTTTCTCGATAACATGTCGCATGAAATACGAACTCCGATGAATGCGATAATCGGGTACCTTGATTTTCTTTATGATTCCGAATTTACCCGAGCCGAGCGGGAAGGGTTTATTGATACTATCAGGCAAAGTGCACAGCTTCTTCTCCGAATTATCGAGGATATTATGACAATGGCTAAGATTAACTCCGGTCAATTAGATATTATTCCAAAAGAGTTGGAGCTGAATACTTTTATAAAGTCAATTGCATCTGATTTCAGAGATGAATTAAATTCAGAAGAAAAGACTGTTCAGTTTAAACTTGTTATGCCTCAGAAAAACCATAGAGTGAGTTTGGATGATCTTAGAATCAGGCAGGTATTGAATCATATTTTAGGCAATGCCTTAAAATATACCGAAAAAGGTTCCATAGAACTGATTGTGCAGGCAAACGATAAAAACCTAAGTTTCGAAGTATACGATACGGGCTTGGGAATACCCAAGCAGCATATTGAAAAAATATTCAATAGATTTTATAAAGTTGAAGAAGGCTTAAAGCAATTCAGATCCGGAACAGGAATAGGACTTACCATTTCAAAAGCTATCATCGAAATGATGGGAGGAGAAATCGCTATAGAATCAGAGGTTGGGAGCTACACTAAGGTGGTTTTTACTATACCCCGGGTAAATACCCCCGTAAAAGGTGTGAATATATTTCAAGGAATAAACAGTTTTCAAGCCTCAGAAAAACCTGAATTAATCCCACTATGGACTAATAGAAAAATATTGATAGTAGAAGATGATGATCTGAACTTCCGCTACATCCAGTTTGCTCTTAAACCTACTAAAATAAAAATAATTCGTGCTGTTTCTGGCAAAGAGGCAATCGAGTTAATCAGTAACAATGAGTTCTCTTTGGTATTCATGGATTTAAAGTTACCGGACGGTAGTGGCATTGAGGCAACAAAATGGGCCAAAGAACGATATCCAGACCTTCCTGTAATCGCGCAGACAGCTTATCCAGACCTGCTTTTAAAAGAGCCTGCCGAATACGGTTTCGACTACCTGATTGCCAAGCCGTTTAAACGAGAGACTATCATTAACCTGTTGACTGAGTATTTCAGCGAAAAGCTTTAA
- a CDS encoding carbohydrate binding family 9 domain-containing protein, whose protein sequence is MNKAFYSQIFKKTSILYSIISVVLFILPNLVLANQGKEKRHYSAAPLDVKAPQIDGSLADSAWADANWQGSFVQQKPVEGGIPSKETLVKIMYDENYIYAAIFCYESPESIRRVFTPRDQFGGDVAGIAFDSYLNERTAYEFNLTAAGQKIDLMHTGEGNIDLNWNSNWDGVTSVSDSGWSAEFRIPFSQLRYNNQAMHTFGFFVWRWIDTRKEEVQWVLLPVNGPHGVHNFGLLDGISGIRSSRQTEFLPYISAKYNYDGRNDNPYINNYKFLPGAGMDMKIGISSNFTVDATINPDFGQVEADPAELNLTAFETFYAEKRPFFLEGSDIFNFSVENNSLFYSRRIGAPPSYYPDIEDNEYYTSPETSTILGSAKITGRTADRFSVGVLETVTGNEFGILYSPGPDSIENAHQTQDIHAAPLTSYFASRIKKESANTNTIAGFSFNGVERQLNPEYLKSEMVRSAYTGGMDLIQYFDHKNYYLSLSGMYSHLSGSQLAITNKQKSHVHRFQRSDAPHLSLDTSRTSLTGTLGFVEFAKNSGRFLFKVNALSASPQLNLNDIGYIPQTDYVEQESGIEYRQTKPGKYLRDYSIELEGTNRWTFGKERTWSNLLLDFASNLNNLWAIHAELEHAFTSLDPRILRGGPALRQDGYTGGGFWIQTNSSKRFFAELYNFMYFNNKNNSYHKAQGGNLNYNPVNKLKLKLEAQLERKNYAAEYFDDGLSDQNIYLVGRLYQNTLSVIARVEYYFRPEISLQYYGNPFFSVVDYQNYRRVDQSQAKELSERFYQLDGTSQIVYNEAENDYSVTETNGVSYNFCNPDVSYGSFQSNLVFRWEYKLGSTFYFVWSHNQNEYINIDSPALSHPVNGLFKTPSGDAFMIKLSYWFNV, encoded by the coding sequence ATGAATAAAGCTTTTTATAGTCAGATTTTTAAGAAGACAAGCATTCTTTACTCAATTATTAGCGTTGTTCTTTTTATTCTGCCCAACCTCGTATTGGCAAACCAGGGAAAGGAAAAGAGACATTACTCAGCTGCACCTTTAGATGTGAAAGCTCCGCAAATAGATGGTTCGCTCGCAGACAGCGCGTGGGCAGATGCCAACTGGCAGGGTTCGTTTGTTCAACAAAAACCCGTGGAAGGAGGCATACCATCGAAAGAAACTCTGGTAAAAATAATGTATGACGAGAATTACATTTATGCAGCCATATTCTGTTACGAAAGTCCCGAAAGCATACGCCGTGTTTTTACACCCCGCGACCAGTTTGGGGGCGATGTGGCAGGGATAGCTTTTGACAGTTACCTCAACGAAAGAACCGCCTATGAATTTAACCTCACGGCCGCAGGACAGAAAATAGACCTTATGCATACGGGTGAGGGAAATATCGACCTGAACTGGAATTCGAACTGGGATGGAGTTACAAGTGTTTCCGACAGCGGCTGGAGTGCCGAATTTCGCATTCCTTTCAGTCAGCTGCGCTATAACAATCAAGCCATGCATACTTTTGGTTTTTTTGTGTGGCGATGGATCGATACCCGAAAAGAAGAGGTACAATGGGTTTTACTTCCGGTTAATGGACCCCATGGCGTACACAATTTTGGCTTGCTGGATGGTATTTCCGGCATACGTTCTTCGCGCCAGACCGAGTTTCTTCCTTACATCTCTGCCAAGTACAACTACGATGGCAGAAATGACAACCCTTACATAAATAATTACAAATTTTTGCCAGGTGCCGGCATGGACATGAAAATCGGCATTTCATCCAACTTCACGGTCGATGCAACCATTAACCCTGATTTTGGGCAGGTTGAAGCCGACCCTGCTGAACTAAATCTTACTGCCTTCGAAACATTTTATGCTGAAAAAAGACCTTTCTTTTTGGAGGGCAGCGACATTTTTAATTTTTCTGTTGAAAATAACAGCCTGTTTTACTCCCGGCGTATTGGCGCTCCACCTTCATATTACCCCGATATAGAGGACAATGAATATTATACCTCACCCGAAACCAGCACCATTCTGGGTTCGGCAAAAATTACAGGCCGCACTGCCGACCGCTTCTCGGTAGGGGTTTTAGAAACGGTTACCGGTAACGAATTTGGCATACTCTATAGTCCCGGACCAGACAGCATCGAAAATGCCCACCAAACTCAGGATATTCATGCTGCACCCCTTACGAGTTATTTTGCCAGCCGAATAAAAAAAGAGTCAGCCAATACCAATACCATCGCCGGATTTTCGTTTAATGGGGTCGAGCGCCAATTAAACCCTGAGTATCTGAAAAGCGAAATGGTTCGATCTGCCTACACAGGCGGCATGGACCTTATTCAATACTTCGACCATAAAAACTATTACCTCAGCCTGTCGGGTATGTATAGTCACCTGAGTGGATCGCAACTAGCCATTACCAACAAGCAAAAATCGCATGTACACCGTTTTCAGCGATCCGATGCTCCACACCTATCGCTCGACACTTCTCGCACCAGCCTTACCGGCACCCTGGGCTTTGTAGAATTTGCTAAAAATAGCGGTCGGTTTCTTTTTAAAGTCAATGCACTTTCCGCCTCGCCCCAGTTAAACCTTAACGATATTGGTTATATCCCGCAAACCGATTATGTGGAACAGGAATCGGGCATTGAATACCGCCAGACAAAACCAGGAAAGTATCTAAGAGATTATTCCATTGAATTGGAGGGTACTAACCGTTGGACTTTTGGCAAAGAACGAACCTGGAGCAACCTATTGCTCGATTTTGCGTCGAACCTGAACAACCTATGGGCCATTCATGCAGAATTGGAGCATGCCTTTACATCGCTCGACCCTCGCATTTTACGTGGCGGCCCGGCATTGCGCCAGGATGGTTATACAGGAGGAGGTTTCTGGATTCAGACCAATTCTTCCAAACGCTTTTTTGCAGAGCTATATAACTTTATGTATTTCAATAACAAAAACAACAGTTACCACAAGGCACAGGGAGGAAATTTAAACTATAACCCGGTAAATAAACTAAAACTTAAACTCGAAGCGCAGCTGGAACGCAAAAACTATGCAGCGGAATATTTCGACGATGGCCTTTCGGATCAGAACATTTACCTTGTGGGAAGGCTTTACCAGAATACCCTCAGTGTAATTGCCAGGGTAGAGTATTACTTCCGTCCGGAAATTTCACTTCAATATTATGGCAATCCCTTCTTTTCTGTAGTCGACTACCAGAATTACAGGCGCGTAGACCAATCGCAAGCCAAAGAACTCAGCGAGAGGTTTTATCAACTCGATGGCACCAGCCAGATTGTTTACAACGAAGCGGAAAATGATTACTCGGTGACTGAAACAAATGGTGTTAGCTATAATTTCTGCAACCCCGATGTTTCGTATGGATCATTTCAGTCGAATCTTGTTTTCCGCTGGGAATACAAGCTTGGATCGACCTTCTATTTTGTGTGGTCGCACAACCAGAACGAATACATCAATATCGATAGTCCAGCATTATCGCATCCGGTAAATGGGCTATTTAAAACACCCTCAGGCGATGCGTTTATGATTAAGCTTTCGTATTGGTTTAATGTATAG